A genomic segment from Paramixta manurensis encodes:
- a CDS encoding YceK/YidQ family lipoprotein has product MLRIIVMGCCVFALSGCGSIISRTVPGQGHGNQYYPGVQWDVRASPWRFLTIIDLPLSLVADTLLLPVDAHHGPYE; this is encoded by the coding sequence ATGTTGCGAATAATCGTGATGGGGTGCTGCGTTTTCGCGCTTAGCGGTTGTGGCAGCATTATTAGCCGTACCGTACCCGGACAGGGGCACGGTAACCAATATTATCCCGGCGTACAGTGGGACGTGCGCGCGTCACCGTGGCGCTTTCTGACCATTATCGACTTGCCGCTTTCACTGGTGGCCGACACATTATTGCTGCCGGTAGATGCACACCATGGGCCGTATGAGTAG
- the mdoH gene encoding glucans biosynthesis glucosyltransferase MdoH has protein sequence MNKSIVTPVEYIESLPLAPERKAALVQSLPAEAEPGEIYSQLHQQLGQDGPVEARPDDAPLESVKSRITMAWPDSLADGEQFDKDYLDRTTLKAMPPVKRSLMFPEAWRTNPVARAWDSLRGRKSPPRYADAEEQKSEDKWRHVGSIRRYILLFLTLFQTVIATWYMKTILPYQGWALIDPMEMLNQNWQQSVLQILPYVLQTGILFLFAILFCWVSAGFWTALMGFLQLLIGRDKYSISYSMKGDEPINPEHRTALIMPICNEDVERVFAGLRATWESVKRTGESEHFDVYILSDSYDADIAVAEQKAWMELVRDVGGAGKIFYRRRRRRVKRKSGNIDDFCRRWGSQYSYMVVLDADSVMSGECLTGLVRMMEANPNAGIIQSSPKASGMDTLYARCQQFATRVYGPLFTAGLHFWQLGESHYWGHNAIIRVKPFIEHCALAPLPGEGSFAGSILSHDFVEAALMRRAGWGVWIAYDLPGSYEELPPNLLDELKRDRRWCHGNLMNFRLFLVKGMHPVHRAVFLTGVMSYLSAPLWFMFLALSTALQVVHTLMEPQYFLQPRQLFPVWPQWRPELAIALFSTTLVLLFLPKLLSVVLIWCKGAKAYGGAFRLFISLMLEMLFSVLLAPVRMLFHTVFVVSAFLGWEVVWNSPQRDDDATPWSEAFARHGSQLLLGVVWAAGMGWLDLNFLWWLAPIVFSLILSPFVSVVSSRATIGMASKRAKLFLIPEEYDPPKELLDTDNYLQLNRERALKHGFMHALFHPAFNALTSAMATSRHLKSDLLEHARDRRVDQALSDAPDKLSREQRLVLMSDPVTLARMHYRLWQNADKYHEWVEQYRTLKLNPLALPSVK, from the coding sequence ATGAATAAATCTATTGTCACGCCCGTAGAGTACATCGAATCGCTGCCGCTGGCGCCAGAGCGTAAGGCTGCGCTGGTTCAATCTCTGCCTGCAGAGGCTGAACCCGGCGAGATTTATAGCCAACTTCATCAACAACTGGGCCAGGATGGCCCGGTTGAAGCGCGCCCTGATGACGCCCCGCTGGAGTCCGTTAAGTCACGTATTACCATGGCGTGGCCGGACTCGTTGGCGGACGGCGAGCAGTTCGATAAAGATTATTTAGATCGCACCACGCTGAAAGCGATGCCGCCGGTTAAGCGTTCGCTGATGTTTCCGGAAGCCTGGCGAACCAACCCGGTTGCCCGTGCCTGGGATTCATTGCGTGGGCGTAAAAGTCCTCCCCGCTATGCCGATGCTGAAGAGCAGAAATCTGAAGACAAATGGCGCCACGTCGGCTCGATACGTCGCTATATTCTGCTATTCCTGACGCTGTTCCAGACGGTTATCGCCACGTGGTACATGAAAACCATCCTGCCTTACCAGGGCTGGGCGTTGATCGATCCGATGGAGATGCTGAATCAGAACTGGCAGCAATCGGTACTGCAGATCCTGCCGTATGTGTTGCAAACCGGGATATTGTTCCTGTTTGCCATCCTGTTCTGTTGGGTCTCGGCCGGTTTCTGGACCGCGTTGATGGGCTTCTTACAACTGCTGATTGGCCGCGATAAGTACAGTATCTCTTATTCGATGAAAGGCGATGAGCCGATCAATCCGGAACATCGTACCGCGTTGATTATGCCGATCTGTAATGAAGACGTTGAACGCGTCTTCGCTGGCCTGCGTGCCACCTGGGAATCGGTTAAGCGTACCGGCGAAAGTGAGCATTTCGACGTCTATATTCTGAGCGATAGTTATGATGCCGATATTGCGGTAGCCGAACAGAAAGCCTGGATGGAGCTGGTGCGTGATGTGGGCGGCGCAGGTAAGATTTTTTATCGCCGTCGCCGCCGTCGGGTGAAACGTAAAAGCGGCAACATTGATGACTTCTGTCGCCGTTGGGGCAGCCAGTATAGCTATATGGTGGTGTTGGATGCCGATAGCGTGATGAGCGGTGAGTGTTTGACCGGTCTGGTTCGCATGATGGAGGCTAACCCGAACGCTGGTATTATTCAGTCGTCGCCGAAAGCGTCAGGCATGGATACGCTGTATGCGCGTTGCCAGCAGTTCGCGACGCGTGTTTACGGCCCCTTGTTCACCGCCGGTCTACATTTCTGGCAGCTAGGTGAATCCCACTACTGGGGACATAACGCCATCATCCGTGTGAAACCCTTTATTGAGCACTGTGCGCTAGCGCCGTTGCCGGGCGAGGGTTCATTTGCCGGTTCGATTTTGTCGCATGACTTCGTCGAAGCGGCCTTGATGCGCCGTGCCGGATGGGGCGTGTGGATTGCGTACGACTTGCCGGGTTCCTATGAAGAGTTACCGCCTAACTTGTTAGATGAGCTTAAGCGCGACCGACGTTGGTGTCACGGTAACTTAATGAATTTCCGCCTTTTCCTGGTGAAAGGGATGCACCCGGTGCACCGCGCTGTGTTTCTGACCGGCGTGATGTCATACCTTTCCGCGCCGTTGTGGTTTATGTTCCTGGCGTTATCCACCGCGTTGCAGGTTGTGCATACCTTGATGGAGCCGCAGTACTTTTTGCAACCGCGCCAGTTGTTCCCGGTGTGGCCGCAGTGGCGTCCTGAATTGGCCATTGCGCTGTTTTCCACCACTCTGGTCCTGTTGTTCCTGCCCAAGCTGCTAAGCGTGGTCTTAATCTGGTGTAAAGGCGCAAAAGCGTATGGCGGCGCATTCCGCTTGTTTATCTCGCTGATGCTGGAAATGCTGTTCTCGGTGCTATTGGCGCCGGTGCGTATGCTGTTTCATACGGTGTTCGTGGTGAGCGCATTCCTTGGTTGGGAAGTGGTATGGAACTCTCCGCAGCGTGATGATGATGCGACACCCTGGAGCGAAGCTTTTGCTCGTCATGGTTCACAACTGCTGCTGGGCGTCGTGTGGGCGGCCGGGATGGGGTGGTTGGATCTCAACTTCTTGTGGTGGCTGGCGCCGATCGTCTTCTCGCTGATTCTGTCGCCGTTTGTTTCGGTGGTCTCTAGTCGGGCAACGATAGGGATGGCGTCGAAACGCGCCAAACTGTTCCTGATCCCGGAAGAGTACGATCCGCCGAAAGAGCTGTTGGATACCGATAACTACTTGCAGTTAAACCGTGAGCGTGCGTTGAAACACGGGTTTATGCACGCGCTGTTCCATCCCGCTTTCAATGCGCTCACCAGTGCTATGGCGACCTCACGCCATCTGAAGAGTGATTTACTGGAACATGCGCGCGATCGACGGGTCGATCAGGCGTTAAGCGACGCGCCGGATAAATTGAGTCGTGAACAGCGCTTGGTGCTGATGAGCGACCCGGTTACCCTGGCACGTATGCATTACCGGCTGTGGCAAAATGCGGATAAATATCATGAGTGGGTGGAGCAATACCGCACTCTGAAACTGAATCCGCTGGCGCTACCGTCGGTGAAATAA
- a CDS encoding glucan biosynthesis protein G gives MMKLRWVGAAVLLAMYANNGWAFGIDDVAKQAKTLAGKSFEAPKSNLPSQLRDMKFADYQQIQFNHNKAYWNKLKTPFKLEFYHQGMYFDTPVKLHEVTANTVREIKYNPDYFNFGNVKHDPETVKNLGYAGFKVLYTLNDKKKEDEIASYLGASYFRVIGAGQVYGLSSRGLAIDTALPSGEEFPRFKEFWIERPKPQDKQLVIYALLDSPRAAGAYRFVIHPGKESVVDVQSKVYLRDKVGKLGVAPLTSMFLFGPNQPSPMVNYRPALHDSNGLSIHAGNGEWIWRPLNNPKHLAVSTFTVENPKGFGLLQRGRDFSQYQDLDDRYDLRPSGWIEPQGDWGKGRVELVEIPTADETNDNIVAFWTPEHLPDPGKEMNFKYRLHFTRDEDQLHSPETAWVKNTLRSTGDVKQSNLVRQPDGTIAFLVDFVGQDMSKLPNDTPVTPQVSVGDNGEVVEQSVHYNPVTKGWRLVLRLRVKDTKQPTEMRAALVNGEKTLTETWSYQLPANE, from the coding sequence CTGATGAAGTTGCGCTGGGTGGGCGCAGCGGTTCTACTTGCCATGTATGCCAACAACGGTTGGGCATTCGGCATTGACGATGTCGCAAAACAGGCAAAAACGTTGGCCGGGAAGAGCTTTGAAGCGCCGAAAAGCAATCTGCCCTCACAGCTTCGCGACATGAAATTCGCTGATTATCAGCAGATCCAGTTTAATCACAACAAGGCGTACTGGAATAAGTTAAAGACCCCGTTCAAGCTTGAGTTTTACCATCAAGGGATGTATTTCGATACGCCGGTAAAACTGCATGAAGTGACCGCGAACACGGTGCGTGAAATCAAATACAACCCGGATTATTTTAATTTCGGTAATGTAAAACACGATCCCGAAACCGTCAAAAACCTCGGTTATGCGGGTTTTAAAGTGCTTTACACACTGAATGATAAAAAGAAAGAAGATGAGATCGCCAGTTATCTCGGCGCGAGCTATTTTCGTGTTATTGGCGCCGGCCAGGTTTACGGTCTCTCCTCACGCGGTTTAGCGATCGATACGGCGTTACCGTCCGGCGAAGAGTTCCCGCGCTTTAAAGAGTTCTGGATTGAGCGGCCAAAACCGCAGGATAAGCAGCTCGTGATCTATGCGTTGCTGGATTCGCCGCGTGCGGCGGGCGCGTATCGCTTTGTGATCCATCCAGGTAAAGAGAGCGTGGTTGATGTGCAGTCCAAAGTTTATCTGCGTGACAAAGTGGGTAAATTGGGCGTGGCGCCGTTAACCAGTATGTTCTTGTTTGGCCCTAATCAGCCTTCTCCGATGGTGAATTACCGCCCGGCGCTGCATGATTCGAACGGTTTGTCCATCCATGCCGGTAACGGTGAGTGGATTTGGCGGCCGCTGAATAATCCGAAACATTTGGCGGTAAGTACCTTTACCGTGGAAAACCCGAAAGGGTTTGGTTTGTTACAGCGTGGCCGTGATTTTAGTCAGTATCAGGATCTTGATGACCGTTATGATCTGCGCCCAAGCGGCTGGATTGAGCCACAGGGTGACTGGGGTAAAGGTCGTGTTGAGCTGGTGGAAATTCCTACCGCTGATGAGACTAATGACAATATCGTGGCGTTCTGGACGCCGGAACATCTGCCCGATCCGGGCAAAGAGATGAATTTTAAATACCGTCTGCACTTTACCCGTGATGAAGACCAGTTGCATTCACCGGAAACCGCGTGGGTGAAAAATACGCTGCGCTCGACCGGCGATGTTAAGCAGTCGAATTTAGTGCGTCAGCCTGACGGCACCATTGCATTCTTGGTCGATTTTGTCGGTCAGGATATGAGCAAGTTGCCAAATGACACGCCGGTGACGCCGCAGGTCAGCGTTGGAGACAACGGTGAAGTGGTGGAGCAGAGCGTTCACTATAATCCTGTTACCAAAGGCTGGCGTTTAGTGCTGCGGTTACGCGTTAAAGATACGAAGCAACCGACAGAGATGCGTGCTGCGCTGGTTAACGGTGAGAAGACGCTGACGGAAACATGGAGCTATCAGTTGCCTGCCAATGAATAA